Proteins from a genomic interval of Ranitomeya imitator isolate aRanImi1 unplaced genomic scaffold, aRanImi1.pri SCAFFOLD_315, whole genome shotgun sequence:
- the LOC138654430 gene encoding oocyte zinc finger protein XlCOF8.4-like isoform X1, which produces MDREKKKMEERIINLTLEIIFHLTGEDYIVVKISSDRCQAPVSEGRGGTLSPILEPPPHSQIHEEINDQKILELANKMIELLTGEVTLLGMLGHYTGQHWRILGDDGIIVCQVPIRCQDVTVYFSMEEWEYLEGPKDRYQEVMMEEHRPRTSPDIPWTSRHWYSLFCDGSTFTFPGEDLHLTLTLVLAWSIMAIFIRELGWVHIALWAPVIRTTLHRGINTV; this is translated from the exons ATGGATAGAGAGAAGAAGAAGATGGAGGAGAGGATAATAAacctcaccctggagataatcttccatcttactggagag gattacatagtagtgaagatctctagtgatcgctgtcaggcccctgtgtctgaaggaCGGGGAGGAACCCTGAGCCCAATCCTGGAGCCTCCACCTCACTCCCAGATACATGAGgagatcaatgaccagaagatcctagaactcgccaacaagatgattgagctgctgactggagaggtgacgctgctgggaatgctgggacattatacaggacagcactggaggattctgggtgatgacggtatcattgtgtgtcaggttcctataaggtgtcaggacgtcaccgtctatttctccatggaggaatgggagtatctagaaggacccaaggatcggtaccaggaggtgatgatggaggagcaccggccccgcacatcaccag ataTACCCTGGACCAGTAGACATTGGTATTCGTTGTTCTGTGATGGAAGCACATTCACTTTCCCTGGAGAGGATTTACATCTTACTCTCACCTTGGTGCTTGCTTGGAGTATTATGGCTATTTTCATCagagaattaggctgggttcacattgcgttatgggcgCCCGTtatacggactacgttacaccgcggcataaacacggtgtaa
- the LOC138654430 gene encoding gastrula zinc finger protein XlCGF66.1-like isoform X2 yields MDREKKKMEERIINLTLEIIFHLTGEDYIVVKISSDRCQAPVSEGRGGTLSPILEPPPHSQIHEEINDQKILELANKMIELLTGEVPIRCQDVTVYFSMEEWEYLEGPKDRYQEVMMEEHRPRTSPDIPWTSRHWYSLFCDGSTFTFPGEDLHLTLTLVLAWSIMAIFIRELGWVHIALWAPVIRTTLHRGINTV; encoded by the exons ATGGATAGAGAGAAGAAGAAGATGGAGGAGAGGATAATAAacctcaccctggagataatcttccatcttactggagag gattacatagtagtgaagatctctagtgatcgctgtcaggcccctgtgtctgaaggaCGGGGAGGAACCCTGAGCCCAATCCTGGAGCCTCCACCTCACTCCCAGATACATGAGgagatcaatgaccagaagatcctagaactcgccaacaagatgattgagctgctgactggagag gttcctataaggtgtcaggacgtcaccgtctatttctccatggaggaatgggagtatctagaaggacccaaggatcggtaccaggaggtgatgatggaggagcaccggccccgcacatcaccag ataTACCCTGGACCAGTAGACATTGGTATTCGTTGTTCTGTGATGGAAGCACATTCACTTTCCCTGGAGAGGATTTACATCTTACTCTCACCTTGGTGCTTGCTTGGAGTATTATGGCTATTTTCATCagagaattaggctgggttcacattgcgttatgggcgCCCGTtatacggactacgttacaccgcggcataaacacggtgtaa